A genomic window from Populus nigra chromosome 7, ddPopNigr1.1, whole genome shotgun sequence includes:
- the LOC133700216 gene encoding uncharacterized protein LOC133700216 — protein sequence MPSKIWFSVKKSLKCELKPSDVHDPRAKSDLSNIQTRNSIKSGCSRSLSNLREIIHGSTRYTEKPLTSSPRSLQSTDFLNSIAHEVVLCDTKCELKITGGRGFEKGDSSFEDILKLRTPRPRGHDIVSPRRSSSYSRKKHGDSPIYCNGNGLSSKPKSSHDADSYGSPSLVCKKCHAKFKELDAFEAHHLSNHAVTELVEGNSSRRIVELICRTRWLQSENNCVTIERVLKVHNMQMTLVQFEEHREMVKIKASKLPTKHSRCLADGNELLRFHGTTVACSLGLNGSSSLCRMEKCGVCQILRHGFTDKDVNGIGVGIFTTSTSGRALESVEVSQDNQDVRKALLLCRVIAGRVHRPLENVQEIAGQSGFDSLAGKAGQNSHLLEELYLLNPKALLPCFVVTCNHEC from the exons ATGCCTTCCAAAATTTGGTTCTCTGTGAAGAAATCATTGAAGTGCGAGCTAAAGCCATCAGACGTGCATGATCCAAGGGCCAAGAGCGATCTGAGCAACATTCAGACAAGAAACTCAATCAAGTCTGGATGTTCAAGATCCTTGTCAAATCTACGAGAGATCATTCATGGGAGCACGAGGTATACAGAGAAGCCACTAACTAGTAGCCCAAGATCTCTACAAAGCACTGATTTTCTCAACTCCATAGCACATGAAGTAGTCCTTTGTGACACTAAATGTGAACTAAAGATTACGGGTGGCAGAGGTTTTGAAAAGGGTGATTCGTCCTTTGAGGATATCCTTAAGCTACGGACACCTCGTCCTAGAGGACATGACATTGTGTCCCCCAGAAGGTCAAGTAGCTATTCAAGGAAGAAACATGGTGATTCTCCTATATATTGTAATGGAAACGGTTTATCTTCCAAGCCTAAAAGCTCTCATGATGCAGATTCTTATGGTTCTCCATCTTTAGTTTGCAAGAAATGTCATGCAAAATTTAAGGAGTTGGATGCTTTTGAGGCACATCATCTTTCAAACCATGCTG TTACTGAACTTGTGGAAGGGAACTCATCTAGGAGGATAGTAGAATTAATCTGCAGAACAAGGTGGTTACAATCTGAGAACAACTGTGTTACTATAGAGAGGGTTTTGAAGGTCCACAACATGCAAATGACCCTTGTTCAATTTGAAGAACATAGAGAAATGGTGAAAATCAAAGCTAGCAAACTGCCTACGAAACATTCGCGTTGTCTCGCCGACGGCAATGAGCTTTTGAGGTTCCATGGCACAACTGTCGCTTGTTCTCTTGGTCTGAATGGCTCCTCTAGCCTTTGTAGAATGGAGAAATGCGGTGTATGCCAGATTTTGAGACACGGGTTCACTGACAAAGATGTCAATGGCATTGGGGTCGGAATTTTTACTACTTCCACAAGTGGCAGAGCCTTGGAATCTGTAGAAGTAAGTCAAGATAACCAAGATGTAAGAAAGGCTTTGTTACTATGTAGAGTTATTGCTGGAAGGGTTCACAGGCCTTTGGAAAATGTTCAAGAAATTGCAGGTCAATCAGGCTTTGATTCACTTGCTGGGAAAGCTGGTCAAAATTCACATCTACTTGAGGAACTGTATCTGCTAAATCCCAAAGCTCTCCTTCCTTGCTTTGTGGTAACTTGTAATCATGAATGTTAA
- the LOC133699702 gene encoding anthocyanidin reductase ((2S)-flavan-3-ol-forming) — MASQLTKKTACVIGGTGFVASLLVKLLLEKGYAVNTTVRDPDNQKKVAHLKALQNLGDLNIFGADLTDEESFNAPIAGCELVFHVATPVNFASEDPENDMIKPAIQGVHNVLKACAKAKTVKRVILTSSAAAVSINKLNGTGLIMDEKNWTDVEFLTSEKPPTWGYPASKTLAEKAAWKFAEENNIDLITVIPSLMTGPSLTLDIPSSVHLSMSLITGNEFLKNALKGMQMLSGSISITHVEDVCRAHIFLAEKESASGRYICCVANTSFVELAEFLNKRYPQYQVPTDFGDFPSKAKLAITSEKLISEGFSFKYGIEEVYDQTVEYFKAKGLLN; from the exons ATGGCATCCCAATTGACCAAAAAGACAGCTTGTGTGATCGGCGGCACAGGGTTTGTGGCATCTTTGCTCGTGAAATTGCTGCTTGAGAAGGGCTATGCAGTGAACACCACAGTCAGGGACCCAG ACAATCAAAAGAAGGTTGCTCACCTAAAAGCACTACAAAATCTGGGGGACCTAAACATTTTCGGAGCAGATTTGACTGATGAAGAAAGCTTCAATGCTCCCATAGCAGGCTGTGAGCTTGTCTTCCATGTTGCAACCCCAGTTAATTTTGCTTCTGAGGATCCTGAG AATGACATGATCAAGCCAGCAATTCAAGGAGTGCATAATGTTCTGAAAGCCTGTGCAAAAGCAAAAACAGTTAAAAGGGTCATTTTGACATCCTCAGCTGCAGCTGTATCAATCAATAAGCTTAATGGTACAGGCTTGATCATGGATGAGAAGAACTGGACAGATGTTGAGTTCTTGACTTCTGAGAAACCACCCACCTGG GGCTACCCTGCCTCCAAGACACTAGCTGAGAAGGCAGCCTGGAAATTTGCTGAAGAAAATAACATCGATCTCATTACTGTCATCCCTAGCCTCATGACGGGTCCTTCTCTCACGCTAGATATTCCCAGCAGCGTACACCTGTCAATGTCATTGATTACAG GGAATGAATTCCTgaaaaatgctttgaagggtatGCAAATGCTGTCAGGCTCGATCTCAATCACGCACGTAGAGGATGTTTGTAGAGCCCATATATTTCTAGCTGAGAAGGAATCTGCTTCTGGTAGATACATATGCTGTGTTGCTAATACCAGTTTTGTCGAGCTTGCAGAGTTCCTGAATAAAAGATACCCGCAGTATCAAGTCCCAACTGA TTTTGGGGATTTCCCGTCCAAGGCCAAGTTGGCCATCACTTCAGAGAAGCTCATCAGTGAGGGTTTCAGTTTCAAGTATGGGATTGAAGAGGTCTATGACCAAACTGTGGAATACTTCAAGGCCAAAGGATTGCTGAATTGA